A genomic region of Bombus terrestris chromosome 12, iyBomTerr1.2, whole genome shotgun sequence contains the following coding sequences:
- the LOC100643497 gene encoding WD repeat domain phosphoinositide-interacting protein 4 isoform X2: MESGLRVYNVEPLVEKAHLENDIMGSIAIAEMLWRTNIIAIVGGGTKPKFAENTVLIYDDLSKKFVMEVTFTSPIKAIRLRRDKMIVALQREIHVFSFPMPTRRLLTLETRDNPKGLVEVATLAAAQKQLLAFPGHKQGSVQLIDLGATEAGSSSAPATLAAHQGALACLAVNSSGTMIATASTQGTLVRVWDSIRRHLLVELRRGADPATLYCITFSRDSEFLCASSDKGTVHIFALKDTQLNRRSTFSKMGFLGNYVESQWALATFTVPPECACVCAFGTRSSVIAICMDGTFHKYVFTADGNCNREAFDVFLDVCDHDDF, translated from the exons ATGGAATCTGGTCTTAGAGTATACAATGTAGAACCATTAGTTGAAAAAGCACATTTAGAAAATGACATAATGGGAAGTATAGCTATTGCAGAGATGCTTTGGAGAACAAATATCATTGCCATAGTAGGTGGTGGTACAAAACCAAAGTTTGCGGAAAATACAGTACTTATTTATGACGATTTATCGAAAAAGTTTGTAATGGAAGTTACATTTACCAGTCCTATAAAAGCTATACGATTACGTAGGGACAA AATGATAGTGGCACTTCAGCGAGAAATACATGTTTTCTCATTTCCTATGCCAACACGAAGATTGTTAACTTTAGAAACCAGAGATAATCCAAAAGGATTAGTTGAAGTTGCTACATTAGCTGCTGCACAAAAACAACTTCTTGCTTTTCCTGGTCATAAACAGGGTAGTGTACAATTGATTGACCTTGGTGCTACAGAAGCTGGAAGTTCTAGTGCTCCTGCAACTCTAGCAGCACACCAG GGAGCACTGGCTTGTCTCGCAGTTAACAGTAGTGGAACAATGATAGCAACTGCTTCCACTCAAGGTACTTTAGTTAGAGTATGGGATAGTATACGTAGACACTTATTAGTGGAATTGAGAAGAGGTGCTGACCCTGCAACACTTTATTG caTTACATTTAGTAGAGATTCGGAATTTCTATGTGCTTCCAGTGATAAGGGAACTGTACATATATTTGCATTAAAAGACACACAATTAAATCGTAGATCGAC TTTCTCAAAAATGGGATTTTTGGGAAATTATGTTGAAAGTCAATGGGCATTGGCTACATTTACAGTACCACCAGAATGTGCTTGTGTATGTGCATTTGGTACAAGGAGTTCTGTTATAG CGATTTGTATGGACGGAACATTTCATAAATATGTTTTTACTGCCGATGGAAACTGTAACCGTGAAGCATTTGATGTCTTCCTAGATGTTTGTGATCATGATGACTTTTAA
- the LOC100643497 gene encoding WD repeat domain phosphoinositide-interacting protein 4 isoform X1 has protein sequence MAGERNILNLRFNQDQGCFTCCMESGLRVYNVEPLVEKAHLENDIMGSIAIAEMLWRTNIIAIVGGGTKPKFAENTVLIYDDLSKKFVMEVTFTSPIKAIRLRRDKMIVALQREIHVFSFPMPTRRLLTLETRDNPKGLVEVATLAAAQKQLLAFPGHKQGSVQLIDLGATEAGSSSAPATLAAHQGALACLAVNSSGTMIATASTQGTLVRVWDSIRRHLLVELRRGADPATLYCITFSRDSEFLCASSDKGTVHIFALKDTQLNRRSTFSKMGFLGNYVESQWALATFTVPPECACVCAFGTRSSVIAICMDGTFHKYVFTADGNCNREAFDVFLDVCDHDDF, from the exons ATGGCTGGAGAAAGGAATATTCTTAATTTACGATTTAATCAGGATCAAG GATGTTTTACATGTTGCATGGAATCTGGTCTTAGAGTATACAATGTAGAACCATTAGTTGAAAAAGCACATTTAGAAAATGACATAATGGGAAGTATAGCTATTGCAGAGATGCTTTGGAGAACAAATATCATTGCCATAGTAGGTGGTGGTACAAAACCAAAGTTTGCGGAAAATACAGTACTTATTTATGACGATTTATCGAAAAAGTTTGTAATGGAAGTTACATTTACCAGTCCTATAAAAGCTATACGATTACGTAGGGACAA AATGATAGTGGCACTTCAGCGAGAAATACATGTTTTCTCATTTCCTATGCCAACACGAAGATTGTTAACTTTAGAAACCAGAGATAATCCAAAAGGATTAGTTGAAGTTGCTACATTAGCTGCTGCACAAAAACAACTTCTTGCTTTTCCTGGTCATAAACAGGGTAGTGTACAATTGATTGACCTTGGTGCTACAGAAGCTGGAAGTTCTAGTGCTCCTGCAACTCTAGCAGCACACCAG GGAGCACTGGCTTGTCTCGCAGTTAACAGTAGTGGAACAATGATAGCAACTGCTTCCACTCAAGGTACTTTAGTTAGAGTATGGGATAGTATACGTAGACACTTATTAGTGGAATTGAGAAGAGGTGCTGACCCTGCAACACTTTATTG caTTACATTTAGTAGAGATTCGGAATTTCTATGTGCTTCCAGTGATAAGGGAACTGTACATATATTTGCATTAAAAGACACACAATTAAATCGTAGATCGAC TTTCTCAAAAATGGGATTTTTGGGAAATTATGTTGAAAGTCAATGGGCATTGGCTACATTTACAGTACCACCAGAATGTGCTTGTGTATGTGCATTTGGTACAAGGAGTTCTGTTATAG CGATTTGTATGGACGGAACATTTCATAAATATGTTTTTACTGCCGATGGAAACTGTAACCGTGAAGCATTTGATGTCTTCCTAGATGTTTGTGATCATGATGACTTTTAA
- the LOC100643857 gene encoding caspase-1 has product MFVLIFCFISLGRAAINYISNITKMKSLAHFSRDQPISQDPTKENCSMDSKENLDLIDARVVHGISYRNEIVQNFSIHKDAEIYPMNNRRRGKCVIFNHETFNEMEKRDGTVNDRKAIEHTFTNLGFEVIPCENFDYISVMDEAVKLSEDNYEDYDCICIFILSHGTSGDYVYATDYQYRLSDIWERFTADNCPSLTGKPKLFFIQACKGQNAMQGIRAKSTTDSVQNNYTIPTHADFLYGYSSVEGHYSFRGLEGSYYIQTLCEVINEHWRNMDLLKMLTITSRKVAFEFKVAHNNPILNETKQMPTFSSTLTRDLYFFPKK; this is encoded by the exons ATGTTCGTCCTTATATTTTGTTTCATCAGTTTGGGTCGCGCCGCtatcaattatatttcgaaCATCACGAAGATGAAAAGCCTAGCGCATTTTTCTCGAGATCAACCGATCTCGCAGGATCCAACAAAGGAA AATTGCTCCATGGACTCCAAGGAAAATTTAGATTTAATTGACGCTAGAGTAGTACATGGTATATCGTACAGGAATGAAATCGTACAGAATTTCTCTATACATAAAGACGCAGAAATCTATCCGATGAACAATAGAAGACGTGGTAAATGCGTGATATTCAATCATGAGACCTTTAATGAAATGGAAAAGCGAGATGGAACTGTAAATGATCGGAAAGCGATAGAACACACCTTCACTAATCTGGGTTTCGAAGTGATACCTTGTGAGAATTTTGACTACATTAGCGTCATGGATGAGGCTGTAAAGT TGTCTGAGGACAATTACGAAGATTATGACTGtatctgtatttttatattaagcCATGGCACTAGTGGTGATTATGTATATGCAACGGATTATCAATATCGGTTATCTGATATTTGGGAAAGATTCACCGCAGATAATTGTCCATCGTTAACTGGTAAACCAAAGCTATTTTTCATACAG GCTTGTAAAGGACAGAATGCCATGCAAGGTATTCGTGCAAAGAGTACAACTGATTCGGTccaaaacaattacacaattcCTACTCATGCAGATTTCCTGTACGGCTACAGTTCTGTAGAAG GTCACTACTCGTTTCGTGGATTAGAAGGTAGCTACTACATTCAGACTTTATGCGAGGTGATCAACGAGCATTGGAGGAATATGGATCTACTGAAAATGTTAACTATAACATCGCGCAAGGTCGCTTTCGAATTCAAAGTTGCACACAATAATCCAATCCTAAATGAGACAAAACAAATGCCTACCTTTAGCTCAACATTGACCAGAGATCTATATTTTTTTCCGAAAAAATAA
- the LOC100643621 gene encoding uncharacterized protein LOC100643621, with product MVAIWWRINVASNIKFNSDTYYVKETMRLTGWRYVTFIGTIVGFIGTFCYLTMISPMINPEPYKQIRERVATESANKRNIRKDTNI from the exons ATGGTAGCCATCTGGTGGCGTATTAATGTAGCGTCAAACATAAAGTTTAATTCAGATACATATTACGTTAAGGAGACAAtg CGCTTGACAGGGTGGCGATATGTAACATTTATAGGAACAATAGTAGGATTCATAGGAACGTTTTGTTATCTTACAATGATTAGCCCCATGATTAATCCAGAACCATATA AACAAATTCGAGAACGTGTGGCAACTGAAAgtgcaaataaaagaaatataagaaaagaCACAAATatttaa